The Sphaerospermopsis torques-reginae ITEP-024 genome has a window encoding:
- a CDS encoding PrsW family glutamic-type intramembrane protease, with protein sequence MTGKNARQNAFLRLVSSNEVASQSESRYSLLPNQEMVIGRDPSCQVVLDAMMYRMVSRRHAVVRPLSLSPDGRFSWVICDLNSANGTFLNGQLLVGSQELHHGDRISLGADGPQFIFEYEFISQPTVITTNQGTAIASTKNGKLHSQHDSVSFTQLFPIISTGKDLTRKAYLIPGILTVIFVVLMFGTVGHPQANQVIVGSYIASAAYYFVYQLCGKQKPWWVLIAMAVSTMLILVSPLLDFFIFVFRVILPGSLPSSQDSITFTELLIRMFFGAGLMEELLKALPILAAYFIGNSVPSPWRERIGVWEPLDGILLGTASAVGFTLLETLGQYVPMITQNVTQQSGVGAGQLVGLQLLIPRILGSVAGHMAYSGYLGYFIGLAVLKPLMGWQILSVGYLSASALHALWNATGSINALLLVVVGVLSYAFLMAAILKARALSPTRSQNFATRFLEPK encoded by the coding sequence ATGACAGGCAAAAACGCAAGACAGAATGCATTTCTGCGGCTAGTGTCTAGTAATGAAGTAGCTTCCCAGTCAGAATCTCGCTACTCACTGCTTCCGAATCAAGAAATGGTAATTGGACGTGATCCTAGCTGCCAAGTTGTCTTGGATGCCATGATGTACAGGATGGTGTCTCGTCGTCATGCAGTGGTTCGTCCCCTCTCCCTATCACCAGATGGCAGATTTAGCTGGGTGATTTGCGATTTAAACAGTGCCAATGGTACTTTTTTAAATGGTCAACTTTTGGTAGGTTCTCAGGAATTACACCACGGCGATCGCATTTCTTTGGGTGCTGATGGTCCACAATTCATATTTGAGTATGAATTTATTTCCCAACCAACCGTAATCACAACTAACCAAGGTACAGCAATAGCCTCTACCAAAAATGGAAAACTGCACTCACAGCATGACTCCGTTAGTTTCACACAGCTATTTCCAATCATTTCCACCGGTAAAGATTTAACTCGCAAAGCTTATCTCATACCAGGAATATTAACAGTTATCTTCGTAGTGTTAATGTTCGGTACTGTAGGACATCCCCAAGCAAATCAAGTAATTGTCGGCTCTTATATCGCCTCAGCTGCTTATTATTTTGTTTACCAACTTTGCGGTAAACAAAAGCCTTGGTGGGTACTCATAGCTATGGCAGTGAGTACAATGCTAATTTTAGTCAGTCCTTTATTAGATTTTTTTATCTTTGTATTTCGCGTAATTTTGCCTGGTAGTTTACCCTCATCTCAAGATTCTATTACCTTCACCGAATTACTGATCAGAATGTTCTTTGGTGCAGGTTTAATGGAGGAATTACTCAAGGCATTACCAATATTAGCTGCATATTTCATCGGTAATTCAGTACCATCACCTTGGCGAGAACGGATCGGAGTTTGGGAACCACTAGATGGCATTCTTCTGGGAACTGCTTCTGCTGTGGGTTTTACTTTGCTGGAAACTCTTGGCCAATATGTACCAATGATTACACAAAATGTTACCCAACAATCAGGAGTAGGCGCAGGTCAACTGGTGGGTTTACAACTATTAATTCCCAGAATTTTAGGTTCTGTCGCTGGACACATGGCTTATAGCGGTTATTTAGGCTATTTTATAGGGTTAGCTGTCCTCAAACCTTTGATGGGTTGGCAAATTCTCTCGGTTGGTTATTTAAGCGCCTCCGCTCTCCATGCTTTATGGAATGCTACCGGTTCTATTAATGCTTTGCTGTTAGTGGTTGTCGGTGTTTTATCTTATGCCTTTTTGATGGCCGCAATTCTCAAAGCACGAGCATTATCACCCACGCGATCGCAAAATTTCGCTACTCGCTTCCTCGAACCCAAATGA
- a CDS encoding CHAT domain-containing protein, translating to MSCLNLAIARLVNTGNDNFAIWVVKAPYPSGYVLRDCVFSPELSQIWQEWQQMFAGHSPLDIALASTSPGTNYMTIDLNLPQVGQTTSPYSSRLMQYLGISLWRWVFDGQILGSLERSRGMAMGQNKRLRLRLEIRDPDLIALPWEIMQREPGQSAISLSQDILFSRTTSEVEPLPNLRIDPALKVLLVLGHDDKLELEKEAAILEKILSECSPFQKNYVSACIVKTLLQPTPQQLIQELETQSYNVFFYAGHGMPDPDGGLLFLGPDLTLNGIELAQVLTRTGVKLGVFNACWGAQPAAINQQAIPASSLAEVLIRHGVPAVLAMRDEIADQESHSFIQAFAEALRERKPIDEAVAAARQELLTVYKFNQPAWTLPVLYLHPDFNGDLIKSVDEGITELPDTAISGINSPISTASLRSLSPEGKTWLLRSGVTRIGRTKDNDIVIPELYVSKRHAEILCRNIIAGSQSVPTYYLQDFSTYGTTWCLGPNGWQQILREEILLTSGMKLKFGSAKGETWEFVIEDSGDW from the coding sequence ATGTCCTGCCTAAATCTGGCGATCGCTCGTCTAGTAAATACTGGAAATGATAATTTCGCCATTTGGGTCGTTAAAGCTCCCTATCCCAGTGGTTATGTTTTGCGTGACTGTGTTTTTTCTCCTGAACTGAGTCAAATTTGGCAAGAATGGCAGCAAATGTTTGCTGGTCATAGTCCCCTGGATATTGCTTTGGCTTCGACATCTCCAGGGACTAACTACATGACAATTGATTTGAATTTACCCCAGGTCGGTCAAACTACAAGTCCCTACAGTAGTCGGTTGATGCAATATTTAGGCATCAGTTTATGGCGTTGGGTATTCGATGGGCAAATTCTTGGTAGTCTAGAACGTAGTCGCGGTATGGCTATGGGTCAAAATAAACGGTTGCGCTTGCGATTGGAAATTCGTGACCCTGATCTAATTGCTCTACCTTGGGAAATTATGCAGCGCGAACCTGGCCAGTCAGCAATATCTCTTTCCCAAGATATTTTATTTAGTCGGACTACCAGTGAAGTTGAACCCCTGCCAAATTTACGAATAGACCCGGCTTTAAAAGTCCTGTTGGTTTTGGGGCATGATGATAAATTAGAGTTGGAAAAAGAAGCTGCTATTCTGGAAAAAATTTTGTCAGAATGTAGTCCATTTCAGAAAAATTATGTATCAGCTTGTATAGTGAAGACACTCTTGCAACCCACTCCACAACAGTTAATTCAAGAGTTAGAAACCCAAAGCTACAACGTCTTTTTTTACGCTGGTCACGGTATGCCAGATCCTGATGGTGGTTTATTATTTTTGGGACCTGATCTGACCCTCAATGGTATTGAATTAGCCCAGGTATTAACCCGTACAGGTGTAAAATTAGGGGTGTTTAATGCCTGTTGGGGAGCGCAACCAGCAGCAATTAATCAACAAGCTATACCTGCAAGTAGTTTAGCGGAAGTCCTGATTCGTCATGGTGTACCTGCGGTACTAGCAATGCGGGATGAAATTGCAGACCAAGAAAGTCACAGTTTTATTCAAGCTTTTGCCGAAGCATTGCGAGAGCGTAAACCAATTGATGAAGCAGTGGCAGCAGCTAGACAAGAACTGTTAACAGTATATAAGTTTAATCAACCTGCTTGGACATTACCAGTTCTCTACCTGCATCCAGATTTTAATGGTGATTTGATCAAAAGTGTGGATGAAGGAATTACGGAATTACCAGATACTGCTATTTCTGGTATAAATTCCCCAATATCTACTGCTTCTTTGCGATCGCTTTCACCAGAAGGTAAAACTTGGTTACTGCGTTCTGGTGTCACCCGTATTGGTCGCACTAAGGATAATGATATTGTGATCCCCGAACTCTATGTTTCTAAACGCCATGCCGAAATTCTCTGCCGGAATATTATCGCTGGTTCTCAATCAGTTCCCACTTATTACCTGCAAGATTTTTCTACCTACGGTACAACTTGGTGTTTAGGTCCAAATGGTTGGCAACAAATTCTCCGTGAAGAAATACTTCTGACATCAGGTATGAAATTAAAGTTTGGCAGTGCTAAAGGCGAAACATGGGAATTTGTGATTGAAGATTCAGGTGATTGGTGA